In the genome of Effusibacillus lacus, one region contains:
- a CDS encoding NAD(P)H-hydrate dehydratase yields MHVVTSREMRELDRYTIETIGIPSIVLMENAAQAVAKEAHAHAQGQLKNWLILAGKGNNGGDAAAVARHLSEWGHHVHVVYAESPQFLTGDAAIQRDILQKLGISVTKYQPNTLDWRSYDGVIDGLLGTGTKGAPKEPYASLINEANASGLPILSIDIPSGLDADTGAVGDPCIRAVRTVTIAFMKRGLVQYPGTGAAGETTVAAIGIRPEFADRLGVRTFLITEGTLKERLGVDPTLPRNKDTHKGTYGHLLVAAGSRRMTGAGLLCSKAALRTGCGLVTWAVPDSLMGPLTGHLPEVMLSGLPDAGTGQWGSVVPEALLSLADGKDAVAVGPGLGQFEKGAQWLQTLWEGAECPLVLDADALNMLAGVINRWPVRKAPTVLTPHPGEMARLLNVPVREVQANRIEAARQFAEAHQVTLVLKGAQTVIATPEGAAYINTTGNPGMATGGAGDVLTGMIGSLLAQGYNATQAACAGVYLHGQAGDQAASRRGMNALIASDIIDAL; encoded by the coding sequence ATGCATGTCGTGACTTCCCGCGAAATGCGCGAGCTTGACCGGTATACGATCGAAACCATTGGCATCCCCTCGATTGTGTTGATGGAGAATGCGGCACAGGCGGTGGCAAAGGAGGCGCACGCCCATGCTCAAGGGCAGTTGAAGAACTGGCTGATTCTTGCGGGAAAAGGGAACAATGGGGGAGATGCGGCCGCCGTCGCCCGGCACCTCTCAGAATGGGGCCACCATGTTCACGTCGTTTATGCCGAGTCCCCCCAATTCTTGACGGGAGACGCAGCGATTCAACGGGACATTCTGCAGAAGCTGGGAATCTCTGTTACGAAGTATCAGCCAAACACATTGGACTGGCGTTCCTATGACGGGGTTATTGACGGTCTGTTGGGAACGGGGACGAAAGGAGCTCCCAAAGAGCCTTACGCTTCACTCATCAACGAAGCGAATGCAAGCGGACTGCCAATCCTCTCCATTGACATCCCAAGCGGTTTGGATGCTGACACGGGTGCAGTTGGCGATCCCTGTATCCGAGCTGTACGGACTGTTACCATTGCATTTATGAAAAGGGGACTTGTCCAGTACCCGGGAACCGGGGCGGCGGGGGAGACTACAGTTGCGGCAATTGGAATTCGCCCCGAATTTGCGGACAGACTGGGGGTTCGGACATTTCTGATCACCGAAGGCACACTGAAGGAGCGTCTGGGGGTGGACCCGACGCTTCCGAGGAATAAGGATACGCACAAAGGCACATACGGCCATCTGTTGGTTGCGGCAGGTTCACGGCGAATGACAGGGGCCGGGCTGCTTTGCTCGAAAGCAGCGCTTCGCACCGGTTGTGGCCTTGTTACATGGGCAGTTCCCGACAGTTTAATGGGACCATTGACTGGCCATTTGCCGGAAGTGATGCTGTCAGGGTTGCCCGATGCCGGGACGGGACAATGGGGCTCCGTTGTTCCGGAGGCGCTGCTCTCCCTTGCGGATGGAAAAGATGCAGTGGCCGTCGGTCCCGGACTCGGGCAGTTTGAAAAAGGGGCGCAGTGGCTTCAAACCCTTTGGGAAGGGGCGGAGTGTCCGCTGGTTCTGGATGCGGATGCATTGAACATGCTGGCGGGCGTTATTAACCGTTGGCCCGTCCGCAAAGCGCCCACTGTCTTGACACCGCATCCCGGGGAAATGGCCAGGCTTCTGAACGTGCCGGTTCGCGAAGTGCAGGCGAACCGGATTGAGGCGGCCCGGCAATTCGCTGAAGCTCATCAGGTGACCCTGGTTCTGAAAGGAGCCCAAACGGTAATAGCCACTCCCGAAGGAGCGGCTTACATTAATACTACAGGCAATCCGGGCATGGCCACCGGCGGGGCCGGTGACGTGCTGACCGGTATGATTGGCAGCCTGCTGGCCCAAGGGTATAATGCGACACAAGCTGCCTGTGCGGGAGTCTATCTGCACGGGCAGGCAGGTGACCAGGCGGCCTCCCGCCGGGGCATGAACGCCCTCATCGCCAGTGATATCATTGATGCATTGTGA
- a CDS encoding CvfD/Ygs/GSP13 family RNA-binding post-transcriptional regulator, producing MPAAIEPGSIIEGSVVSVKPFGVFVQVDENRQGLVHISQVSHSYVKDINEHIKVGETVKVKVVSIDPDTGKISLSIKEATPKPAAERTGRRPQKQTGKQPGFNSFEDQMKKWLKHSEENLAALNKKLNR from the coding sequence ATGCCAGCAGCAATTGAACCAGGAAGTATCATTGAGGGTAGCGTGGTATCAGTCAAACCTTTTGGCGTTTTCGTACAAGTGGACGAAAACCGGCAGGGACTGGTCCATATCTCGCAAGTGTCCCATTCGTATGTGAAAGACATCAATGAGCACATTAAAGTGGGCGAGACTGTAAAAGTAAAGGTGGTATCGATTGACCCGGATACCGGCAAAATTTCGTTGTCGATCAAAGAAGCAACACCAAAGCCGGCAGCAGAAAGAACGGGGCGCCGGCCGCAGAAACAAACGGGGAAACAACCGGGATTCAACTCGTTTGAGGATCAGATGAAAAAGTGGTTGAAACACAGCGAAGAGAACCTGGCGGCTTTAAACAAAAAATTAAACCGGTAG